The Kluyveromyces lactis strain NRRL Y-1140 chromosome D complete sequence genome has a window encoding:
- the OTU1 gene encoding ubiquitin-specific protease OTU1 (similar to uniprot|P43558 Saccharomyces cerevisiae YFL044C YOD1 Yeast OTU Deubiquitinating enzyme 1) yields the protein MRVKVSISGKSDKVLTVEAECDLETFQGLILSSYEDDLSLQSMRYGFPPQSILFQGNEAKTLEELGICNGERIIVSLSKADEAIATRTQPSINASKANTLPNKEVKKKPTGKSESVQIDSTRALQLHEVPDDNSCLFHAISYAVYKNISLSSELRGVVASEVRRDPFEYSDAILGRPNHEYSEWIMKHSSWGGGIEIAILSKHFQYAIYVLDVDARKFEKFNEDLYDKFIIIAYNGVHYDTVEIFDGTQHQTVFDIGEKDTEFLLQKTQEIAKKMKREGKSFNTARDSILCNTCGTTLIGEREVSKHAEKTGHVDFRQK from the coding sequence ATGAGGGTCAAGGTATCTATTTCTGGGAAGAGCGACAAAGTTTTAACTGTCGAAGCCGAATGTGATTTGGAAACATTTCAGGGACTCATTCTGTCCTCATATGAAGATGATCTATCATTGCAGAGTATGCGGTACGGATTCCCACCTCAGAGTATACTTTTTCAGGGGAATGAGGCTAAGACACTTGAAGAGCTAGGAATATGCAATGGGGAACGGATCATAGTGAGCCTGAGTAAAGCCGATGAAGCTATTGCCACCAGAACACAACCAAGTATTAATGCCAGTAAAGCAAATACACTACCCAAtaaagaagtgaaaaagaagccCACTGGTAAATCTGAAAGTGTACAGATAGATTCAACTAGAGCACTACAACTCCATGAAGTGCCCGATGACAATTCGTGTCTATTCCATGCTATATCCTATGCTGTCTACAAGAACATTTCACTGTCATCAGAACTACGGGGAGTTGTGGCGTCAGAAGTCCGGAGAGACCCATTTGAATATTCAGATGCTATTCTTGGCAGGCCGAATCATGAATACAGTGAGTGGATAATGAAACATTCTTCATGGGGAGGTGGTATCGAGATTGCAATATTATCGAAACATTTTCAGTATGCGATATACGTGCTCGATGTGGATGCACGTAAATTCGAGAAATTCAACGAGGATTTATACGATaaatttattattatagCATATAACGGAGTTCATTATGATACGGTAGAGATATTTGATGGAACTCAGCATCAAACTGTATTTGACATCGGAGAGAAAGATACTGAATTCCTTTTACAAAAAACACAGGAGATCgcgaagaagatgaaaagagaGGGGAAGTCTTTCAATACTGCAAGAGATTCAATTTTATGCAATACTTGTGGCACCACCTTGATTGGAGAACGAGAGGTGAGCAAGCACGCTGAGAAAACTGGTCATGTTGATTTTAGgcaaaaataa
- the RGR1 gene encoding Rgr1p (similar to uniprot|P19263 Saccharomyces cerevisiae YLR071C RGR1 Component of RNA polymerase II holoenzyme/mediator complex affects chromatin structure and transcriptional regulation of diverse genes required for glucose repression HO repression RME1 repression and sporulation): protein MTTDVAPGTMENETSKVMSLKHKAAYVPPPIPHVEMNQLPLSLLLRNLTVFTAKEISQFFKLNVHTGGKTPFEKKLELLNMILFLRNQFLKLYVLVKWAKTLKQNNFHSLIDLLNWFRNANMQVNNCTMALKQILGTMAGAKLPNPDLATSLEVLMLGRPNLPNHGFNLNGSQSDNLTIPNKLILKRLRDLNTCLSIKISLMTIPSQLAKYEIKDGRIVFTVKDEFELQLSTIDQNSPLFFVNINLLFNERLPLNLARLEKHINEILFKSTNPLCLVYQFLHKYILTLQMYMIHVELNALGLNGKYSGGHLVHNYDSKKQIITIKYWLQSKIANTCKCVVGMDKETESIVLEWQNPDVNKETVTTRYHGLLNNIESIIDEITFNHAQMIRADLLRTDTFQEDNEDTTSTSLLFQIPTTCATVSQIQLKIDQVSGIFYFHNPSNLLLSYARQINQSSNTQDLITVLGRLKLDKVDSILRHMLDKTGWICSDVVRLKSSIVPSTDSTFSKDIFVKLKDWPSNWFLVLTIISSTNTCIVEKRIGKILSVKGVWKLKYMDKKNVITSKLDTMTYPKMLTLQISILNKIVNHMIIDSLNELKIKNKICTFTTEDSNILPPYIIRKDGKENTDNITVIALGLESFLEGSKALNTILESSMLLKIDYQKMDIELYGKFKTDNEMIRCQCDELSIKFLEEDSLSFFMSENFGNLNDIMLYLSKFRKKLTQLIALTDVMDTLHSNFQSMDFRVVELRPNEIRFKYLPMKDSPDNEDCVIRIVTNQEKVEKLDIKLSEHNPQAMIQRFLDEKEGFAHNFIFHYLQFTLPLFRASKEADYTSSSPSTVKMHLFMHSLQEFHFLYRNHKVGGELSFIIQLRSVVRTRHQENTQYFVRFAQDYSQPQLQQQHPLSKAIAEIQKNAFSLALLKEQNSNTTSSTTTAGTATAGATMISTASSNKLLDLQDSSPTNAAVDWSSIKCVRLGSALACSHDQILPLLLQFHKSISDC, encoded by the coding sequence ATGACTACCGACGTTGCACCTGGCACTATGGAAAATGAGACATCTAAGGTGATGTCTTTGAAGCATAAAGCTGCGTATGTGCCACCGCCCATCCCACACGTTGAAATGAATCAGCTTCCGTTGTCCTTATTGCTACGAAACTTGACAGTATTTACCGCCAAAGAGATAAGTCAGTTTTTCAAGCTAAACGTCCACACAGGTGGGAAAACACCATTTGAGAAGAAACTAGAGCTACTTAATATGATCCTTTTTTTGAGAaaccaattcttgaaacttTACGTCTTGGTTAAATGGGCAAAGACTTTAAAACAGAATAATTTCCATTCGCtaattgatcttttgaattggTTTAGAAATGCTAACATGCAAGTAAACAACTGTACTATGGCTTTGAAGCAAATCTTAGGAACGATGGCTGGAGCAAAGTTACCCAATCCAGATCTAGCCACATCGTTAGAAGTTTTAATGCTTGGAAGACCGAATTTGCCGAATCACGGATTTAATTTAAACGGTAGCCAATCCGATAACTTGACAATACCTAACAAACTGATACTCAAGAGATTGAGGGACCTAAACACATGTTTATCAATTaagatttcattgatgacAATTCCTTCTCAATTGGCAAAGtatgaaatcaaagacGGAAGAATTGTTTTCACAGTaaaagatgaatttgagTTGCAACTATCTACAATCGATCAGAACTCACCGTTATTCTTTGTGAACATTAATCTTCTGTTTAATGAACGCTTGCCTTTGAACTTGGCAAGATTAGAGAAGcatatcaatgaaattctATTCAAGTCTACAAATCCACTCTGTCTTGTTTATCAGTTCCTTCACAAATACATATTAACGTTGCAGATGTACATGATTCACGTCGAACTAAATGCATTAGGATTGAATGGTAAATATTCAGGTGGGCATCTGGTACACAATTATGATTCtaagaaacaaattatCACCATCAAGTATTGGCTACAGAGCAAGATTGCCAATACATGTAAGTGCGTAGTAGGCATGgataaagaaactgaatcCATAGTCTTAGAATGGCAAAACCCAGATGTCAACAAGGAGACTGTAACCACTAGGTATCATGGATTGTTGAATAATATAGAATCAATAATCGATGAAATCACTTTCAATCATGCTCAAATGATAAGAGCGGATTTACTTAGGACAGACACCTTCCAGGAGGATAACGAAGATACCACTTCCACTTCTCTATTATTCCAGATACCAACTACATGTGCAACTGTTTCTCAAATCCAGTTGAAAATTGATCAGGTCAGTGGTATATTCTATTTCCATAATCCATCTAATCTTTTATTGTCGTACGCTAGACAAATTAATCAAAGTTCAAATACCCAAGACTTGATCACTGTACTAGGCCGATTGAAACTGGATAAAGTTGATAGCATTCTTCGCCATATGTTGGACAAGACAGGCTGGATTTGCTCTGATGTTGTGAGGCTAAAAAGCTCTATTGTGCCATCGACGGACTCTACATTCTCTAAAGACATTTTTGTGAAACTAAAAGATTGGCCTTCCAACTGGTTTTTGGTACTTACAATCATCTCATCAACTAATACATGCATAGTGGAGAAAAGAATCGGCAAGATACTTTCCGTAAAAGGAGTATGGAAACTAAAATATATGGATAAGAAAAACGTAATAACCTCCAAACTAGACACTATGACTTATCCGAAAATGCTAACACTACagatatcaattttgaataagATTGTGAATCACATGATAATCGATTCATTGAATGAGttgaaaatcaaaaataaaatttGTACTTTTACCACAGAGGATAGTAACATACTACCACCATACATTATCCGTAAAGACGGGAAGGAAAATACTGATAATATTACCGTCATAGCTCTAGGTTTGGAATCATTCCTAGAAGGTTCAAAGGCGTTGAACACTATTCTAGAATCATCAATGTTATTAAAAATagattatcaaaagatGGATATTGAATTATATGGAAAGTTTAAAACAGACAATGAAATGATTCGTTGTCAATGTGACGAGCTTTCGATAAAGTTCCTCGAAGAAGACTCGCTGTCTTTTTTCATGAGTGAGAATTTCGGAAACTTGAATGATATCATGCTATATCTATCCAAATTCCgaaagaaattgacacAATTGATTGCACTCACAGATGTGATGGACACTTTACACAGCAACTTCCAATCAATGGATTTCCGTGTTGTTGAATTAAGACCCAATGAAATaagattcaaatatttACCGATGAAGGATAGCCCAGATAATGAAGATTGTGTCATCAGAATTGTCacaaatcaagaaaaagttGAGAAACTTGATATCAAGCTAAGTGAACATAATCCACAGGCAATGATACAAAGGTTTTTGGATGAAAAGGAAGGCTTTGCCCATAACTTTATCTTCCATTATTTACAATTCACGTTACCCTTATTCCGTGCATCAAAAGAAGCCGATTATACCTCATCTTCCCCCTCTACCGTCAAAATGCACTTATTCATGCATAGTTTGCAGGAGTTCCATTTTCTATATAGGAATCACAAAGTTGGAGGCGAATTGTCTTTCATTATTCAATTGAGATCCGTTGTACGAACAAGACATCAAGAAAACACGCAGTATTTCGTCAGATTTGCACAGGATTACTCGCAACCACAGTTACAGCAACAACATCCGCTATCGAAAGCTATTGctgaaattcaaaagaatgcATTCTCGTTGGCTCTATTGAAGGAACAGAATTCCAATACTACATCTAGCACCACTACCGCTGGTACTGCGACGGCAGGTGCCACCATGATATCTACTGCATCCTCCAATAAACTTTTAGACCTCCAGGACTCCTCCCCAACAAATGCTGCTGTAGATTGGTCCAGTATCAAATGTGTCCGCTTAGGATCGGCATTGGCGTGTTCACACGACCAAATTCTACCACTATTACTACAATTCCATAAATCGATCTCAGATTGCTAG
- the LAM6 gene encoding Lam6p (weakly similar to uniprot|P43560 Saccharomyces cerevisiae YFL042C Due to a sequence change (deletion of G at 46151) YFL043C is now part of YFL042C), producing MTDSDMEIPSRVNTTENDRRQSTSSSVFRTPLRRSRSGETSSLKSTPADPQLTETNGQSTSLRKYEECSDKRSTKEHLSNIMIQDQSSFDSQAQSQSNSFFKDMVSTFSSSNNSVTEPEILAHRRENSGTITVSKLRPKSELPVGKPSLPLSELDLYDSKLYVNEFYADTHYRFASDKRNNDFHQLFPKVPASERLLDDFSSALNREFLIQGRVYITPMRVCFNSNLLGWVTSLEIDIKDIVSLEKTSTAGLFPNGICIHLPTEKHYFASFISRDTTFKFLEIIWHTRKELDYLTLRPDQLSLNRSHSLNDFLTGTNSTCPPSRSSFAEADSAIESAIMSVDDSYPTNKSLSNLHEEDGDSAGEDESGDEDDYEEEDDDAEGEKLTSGDDYYYDEEAIASDYEEKSVRRVYKLKKKSKFHYDGPYYFKATEFMYNPEENKETVLAELELNAPPGLVYQLMFSEECPDLILEFLKAQNSSQCSDIPPFDQVNPEGQHYRKYTYAKALNFPVGPKSTKCLVSEHILYCAYDNYINIVNTTKTPDVPSGNSFSVKTRYMYRWKDNTSCVLKISYWVDWTGSSWIKSMIDNSVNSGQVEATEKLLTIVEEFVKNNVEESEMKVNIQPRKSLPQSRRVSKISKKSSKLAVQQPSTPSNLENKVHAALTKENIILSLLFIITLIMMFNTLCQVRILRKLNKLMNTNSASVIEEIKDILNVYNELPMSNEE from the coding sequence ATGACTGATTCAGATATGGAAATACCGTCAAGGGTGAATACAACTGAAAATGACAGAAGACAATCtacttcttcatcagtgtTTAGAACGCCCCTGCGGAGAAGCAGAAGTGGTGaaacatcttctttgaaatcaacgCCTGCTGATCCGCAATTGACAGAAACAAATGGCCAAAGCACCTCGCTACGAAAGTATGAGGAATGCTCCGATAAGCGTAGTACGAAAgaacatctttcaaatattaTGATACAGGACCAATCTTCCTTTGATTCTCAGGCACAATCTCAATCAAATAGCTTCTTTAAAGATATGGTAAGCACTTTCAGTTCGAGTAATAACTCTGTGACTGAGCCAGAAATATTAGCACACAGAAGGGAGAATTCTGGTACCATCACGGTGTCGAAATTAAGACCGAAAAGTGAACTTCCAGTAGGGAAGCCTTCTTTACCACTTTCAGAGCTGGATTTGTACGACTCCAAGCTGTATGTCAATGAGTTCTACGCTGACACACATTACAGATTTGCAAGTGATAAAAGGAATAATGATTTCCATCAACTGTTCCCTAAAGTTCCAGCAAGTGAACGTCTTTTAGACGACTTCAGTTCTGCATTGAATAGAGAGTTTTTGATTCAGGGGCGTGTTTACATTACCCCCATGCGTGTATGCTTTaattcaaatcttttgGGCTGGGTTACGTCATTAGAAATTGATATTAAGGATATTGTAAGCTTagagaaaacatcaacCGCAGGGTTATTTCCCAATGGAATATGTATCCACTTGCCCACCGAAAAGCATTATTTCGCAAGCTTCATCTCCAGAGATACGACTTTTAAGTTCTTGGAAATAATATGGCATACTAGAAAGGAGTTAGATTATCTTACTTTGAGACCTGACCAACTCTCCCTGAACCGAAGTCACTCACTCAATGACTTCTTAACTGGTACCAACAGCACATGCCCTCCCAGCCGATCATCATTTGCAGAAGCGGACAGTGCTATCGAAAGTGCAATAATGTCAGTTGACGATTCATACCCTACAAACAAATCGTTATCTAACCTGCATGAGGAAGACGGCGACTCTGCTGGAGAAGATGAGTCAGGAGACGAGGATGATTAcgaagaggaagatgacGACGCTGAGGGAGAGAAACTCACCAGTGGAGACGATTATTATTACGATGAAGAGGCGATTGCCAGTGATTATGAGGAAAAATCTGTTCGTCGCGTTtacaaattgaagaagaaatccaaATTTCATTATGATGGGCCTTATTACTTCAAGGCTACCGAATTCATGTACAATCCGGaggaaaacaaagagaCTGTTCTTGCAGAATTAGAATTAAATGCTCCTCCAGGTCTAGTTTACCAACTTATGTTCAGCGAGGAATGCCCAGATCTCATCTTGGAATTCTTGAAAGCGCAAAATTCAAGTCAATGTTCCGATATACCTCCTTTTGACCAAGTTAACCCCGAAGGACAGCACTATCGTAAATATACCTATGCTAAAGCCTTGAACTTTCCTGTTGGgccaaaatcaacaaaatgtTTGGTATCAGAACATATATTATACTGTGCATATGACAACTATATCAACATAGTAAACACTACTAAGACACCAGATGTACCAAGCGGTAATAGCTTTAGCGTCAAAACGAGATACATGTATCGCTGGAAGGACAATACTAGTTGTGTATTAAAAATTTCCTACTGGGTGGATTGGACTGGGAGTAGTTGGATCAAATCTATGATTGATAATAGTGTAAACTCTGGTCAGGTAGAAGCAACTGAAAAACTTCTCACAATAGTCGAAGAATTTGTGAAGAATAACGTGGAGGAGTCAGAAATGAAAGTCAACATCCAACCAAGAAAAAGCCTGCCTCAAAGTAGACGTGTTAgcaaaatatcaaaaaaatcatcTAAGCTTGCTGTCCAACAACCTTCAACTCCTAGCAATTTAGAGAACAAGGTACACGCAGCATTaacaaaagagaatataatactttctcttttgtttaTAATTACATTGATTATGATGTTCAACACACTATGTCAAGTGAGGATACTAAGAAAGCTCAACAAGTTGATGAACACGAATAGTGCTTCCGTGATTGAGGAGATTAAAGATATACTCAATGTTTACAACGAACTTCCAATGTCCAACGAGGAATGA
- the RFU1 gene encoding Rfu1p (similar to uniprot|Q08003 Saccharomyces cerevisiae YLR073C Hypothetical ORF), whose translation MKSSSHLKQEALNYRFNSNVPLKLYLTTCISIVEEAQNSARCNNMERAYLLYIRYLDLCLNRLVHHSEVNTSVESLYKREYFQLLKLEVPAIMKITEELKIKIDARYKSLANNVATSTYVRSPAVMTTNPSDEINLPSSFDEQKFNQSISWFNHSSKHFSAQSDSNNEYPELPELNATSTSVTYTMPAL comes from the coding sequence ATGAAATCCAGTTCACACTTAAAGCAAGAAGCTCTTAATTATagattcaattcaaatgtGCCTCTGAAATTGTATCTGACAACTTGCATTAGCATTGTCGAGGAAGCTCAAAATAGTGCCAGGTGCAATAATATGGAGCGCGCATATCTTCTTTATATTAGATACTTAGATCTTTGTCTGAATAGACTTGTGCATCATTCAGAAGTTAACACATCAGTGGAATCGTTATACAAAAGAGAATACTTCCAACTGCTGAAGTTGGAAGTCCCTGCTATCATGAAGATTACTGAGGAattgaaaatcaaaatagATGCAAGATACAAGTCATTGGCAAACAATGTTGCGACATCGACCTACGTGAGATCGCCGGCTGTCATGACGACAAATCCTTCGGATGAAATTAATCTTCCGAGTTCCtttgatgaacaaaaattCAACCAATCTATAAGTTGGTTTAATCACAGTTCAAAGCATTTTTCAGCACAGTCAGACTCTAACAATGAATATCCCGAATTACCAGAACTCAATGCGACATCCACGTCGGTCACATATACCATGCCAGCATTATAG